tcgtgAAGCTggttaatgtatatatatatatatatatatatatatacatacatacatgtagcttttatatttttttatattaacataataatattgttaACAATTTCGTAGGCTTTTAATCACAACAAATACACCTTACTTATTTGTGTGGATGCCTAATGATAGTACAGTTATTCAAATGCCAAATggtatacaaaaataatattctgttttaaaaataaaatattattttttttttttttattttcaatttttgtGTGTATTTACTATTGATAGGGTTTATATGTAAAGAAGCTCAAATGAATTTTGATGGTACTGCCCTTTTAGCAAAAAGCCaagtaaatataaaaagtgaaaaataaagagactatacatatatatatatatatatatatatacgttAGTTTATTCCTTAGTTTTAATGTCAATTAATTGTAAACACAAGGATTTTTGATAACCATTTATTGATTTTCTTTGCAGACCCAATTGGCTTTATTTCATAACAAAAGAAAGTCATAAAAATAAggcaaaataaaatatactaaTTTTTAAGTATTTTAGTCAACTaatatataacaaatatttgtattatttagattaaaatataattacttttttttttcttttttttttctttttttttacgaaaataaaatgattttCACTTATTGTGAACTTTTTAATACGATGGTGAAAAACAATCAAATTGATTAACTGTGATTATGTTAAAggtttttaatttttgtaaaaaaataaaccatATATAACATGTTAAAATGAGACAAAAATGTCAAAGAAATATTCTGTccaattaataataaaatgaatattatcATTGGAAAATAACCAAAAAGAtttattgattttttaaatgatcaTTGTAATATgtgaaaaatttatattccttaaacaaaatttataaaaaaagttaataatatgataaagcttaaaaaaaaaaaaaaaaaattgtacaCACATAGATACAGaagagaaatatatataatggcTTCTAGTGAAGCCttcaaaaaaatactattagAATATCATTGTGccatatatacaaatatgtatatagaaGCAATGTAAATGTAATagttaaatgtatataagaatacatttaattttaacatatatatatttttttaatgttttaaaatatagaaaacaaaacatttgaatttttttattaaacactaaaataattgtatatttttgtaattcTTGTCATATAAACATTAGCGcatcataatataaatattatatatataaatatattgattGTAATtatgttgttttttttttttctttttatatatatttaattttatagcATATGTTATAgttcattatataaataacagttcataatacatatatatgagaTATGCTGATATAAAGTGATTTAccttatatattatgtataaaaaaatgaaagaaaataaaattataaaaataaaaaaaatatatattattaccatataaatatgataaacaatatttttatttcttttaaatttattattattttcttatttttttaaacatttcTTCAGTGTGGAAAATATTACTAATCTTTCATTTCTTTTGTTAATGTgatttcacttttttttctctttttatataattctttTTGTCATACATGTACGTGTTAATGTAATACATTAACATGTTCAGGTGTTTTCCgtgtcattttttttttttgtgtgtgtgtttttgtttttttttttttttcctaaaTATGGTTATGTAAATCTGTTTAACAAAATTTATTTGGAGGTAAATTTTGTAACAGCTTTGGTTCCTTCAGATACGGCGTGTTTTGCTAATTCTCCTGGTAATACTAATCTTATAGCTGTTTGGATTTCACGGGATGATAATGTATctctttttgtatatttacaTAATCTTGATGCTTCAGTTGCGATTTTTTCGAAAGTATCAACAAGGAAAGAATTCATGATGTTCATGGATTTTCTTGAAATACCAGTGTCTGGGTGGACTTGTTTCAAAACTTTAAATATGTAAAGTCCATAGCTGTCATATCTTgacttttttctttttttctttccatCAGCAGCACCATTGGttgcttttttttctttagcTGGCTTTTTGGATACCATTTTGATATAATTTAATGAGATAAAGAgttatttgtaaaaaaaagaaaaatatgttataaaagaaataaaaaaagtgaataaaaattttacGTAAAGAAATtacttatttaaaaaataatataatatatttctgtaatataaaaatccttaaaatattatattttatttttaaaatatatttttatcgtatattttgtttatttattttatgtttttttttttttttttttttttttttttttgcaatgCATTAATATTATGTTATGTGCATAATgtttgcaaaaaaaaaaaaaaaaatacgaatttttaattcattttatatgTACACATAGAAAATacgttaatattattatgctctttttttttttttttttttttttaacgatatttttgtatgcacatgcagaaaaaaaaattggtcGCTGCATATTTTcgctatatatatttttttttttttgataatactattaaaaaatgtgaatgCATATTggcaaataaatatttctgAATTATTTTATGCAATATCCATTTTTTGTGTGCATGTAATTATATGCTGAAATTTGTTATGGACGAGAAAAATGTCAATGATTATATTGCGTGTATATACGTatgcattatatttttcattatatttttcttatttatttcattatttatttcggCAATGAGTTTTTTGTTCAAATGAATACAGcgtaacaaaaaaaattcaaagtGTATATTGCAAACACCCCTTGAAACTCAAACTCAGATAacgtattatatttattttttatatcgttttttatatcactttttgtttttatacgagtcaataaatttagatatacattttacacactgatataataatttatgttgcatattgaaaatatatcattgatttttttatttatttttcggGAATTTCggtatttattatttttaaaaataagtaAAAGATAGATGCGTTAAACTTTTATGAGGTGTGTGATCGTAAAAAAGGATTGATATGATAATGAACAATTAAtatgtgataaaaaaaaaaaaaaaaaaaaaaaaacttgtataataattttattcgtAGTAAGTTATGTATAGTTAAGAGTgaaatataatcattaaaaaaaactttggcaattatgatattattaattatcaAGTGATATTTTAGTGGATGTTTAATTATAAGAATTTTAAAAAGGTGaaaaatgtatatgcatGCTTTATCAttagttcattttttttttaatactcATTTTcgaaattattattcttttttGGATAAGTGGTAAATATGgattatttcattttgtattctcaaaaaatacacacacacacatttGTAATTTTAACAATTAGACTTTGgttttttaatgaaaatagtaATTAGATAGgatgatataaattttttttgtttcttttttcaaaaaacACATAGGGATTGACttgtataaaaaaatcgttttaaacatttttaagGTTGAAAGAAAATACTTTagttataaatttaatgtaTATTTGTATGacctttaaaaaaaacgaaataaTTAAAACTCAAagtgtatacatatatatatgtatatatatgtgtattttCCTATATTGTTCAATTTGCATTATTAGCCATTTATTTGTTTCACTATTGTAAATATTGCAAAATAATAGTTAAATAAAAGCAAAGTGTCTAAAGGTATGGTATAAAGGCATGGTATAAAGGTATGGAATTTATAAAAGGGTATTATAATTTTCGAAAAGGAAACATATTGTATATCAACTAgctttttttgataaatgtTGAATTAATTTTGTAGAAAAATAAGATATAATGCTAATTATAGCCATAATATAATACtgactatttttttttaactagccaaatgtaataaaaaaatgagaacAGCCATAATTTGTACATAATATTATGGAAAACTTATGATTATAAAACCGTGTTTGTATACATATGATAACGTTTGTATATATGTGATAACGTTTGTATATATGTGATAACGTTTGTATATATGTGATAACAATTTTAGTAAAACATACAAATGAATTAGTTCGTCATTGTTTCGCAATCTCATTttctaataaattaaaagttttttttttgtgtgtgtgcaaatgttttaaatgatagtttatttatgttatttcCTTTTAGTATGATAcctttgcatatttttatttaaatgggaaaaataaaattgataattttacaataaattatgcaaaaaaagCTACGTTAAAAGACATGTgaatataatagataaataatttttttgagaaAAAAGGTAGTGAAATAAGAGAAACCAGtgcatattattaaattaattataaagtaaaaattaatatattttatataatatgaatatagCAATGTGCAATTTATTACACTAATATATTCACTAATATATTCACCAACATATTCACCAACATATTCACCAACATATTCACTAATATATTCACTAATATATTCGCTAATAGTGAGTATAATATATTGGCATGgatgataaatatttatattatgcaCATAGAATTATATGATTAGCAAATAAATGGATgatgtattttattaaagAATGTGTAAATTGTTATGAtcattttacaaaaaaaaaaacggatATACATagtattaaatatatatatatctgattattattttttttttttttaattatttcggAATTTTCAAAAAAGTGATGATAATGCATAAATTCGCATAAATGCATacggaataaaaaaaaaacacaccatatatatatgattataaatattttttttttttttggcaATATACATTCAGGGGGTCCTTGATTTGCAATGTTTAATAAAAATCGCAAAttgcatttttattaatatgctcCCTTCaaataggaaaaaaaaaataatatttttttttttttttaaaagcacggaaaaatatatatataaacgtaactatattatattagaCTCACGATAATTatgtacatattataaatacacgaagatacataaataataaattgctacatgtatatatataaagccatttaaaataaaatcgaCTCAAAACtcaatcaaaaaaaaaaaaaaaaaaggataacccactaaaaaaaaatatttatttgcactctgatgaaaaaaaaaaaaaaaaaaaaaaaaaatgaaataaaaatttaaattaaaaagaaaaaaaataaattaaaatattaaatttattttttccaaaaaaaataatttgtcgaaaaaattgaaaaaaaaaaatatatatatgtatacaaaattaatataaaataccaaaataaaaaatataacaataattttcgtgttattattcaatattattatatttttttttttttttaaattaaaattttccttttattttaacttttaattatatattaagcGAAAATGTCAGGACGAGGAAAAGGAGGAAAAGGTTTGGGAAAGGGAGGAGCAAAGAGAcatagaaaaatattaagaGATAATATTCAAGGAATAACAAAACCAGCTATAAGACGTTTAGCAAGAAGAGGTGGTGTTAAACGTATCTCTGGTTTGATATATGAAGAAATTAGAGGTGTATTAAAAGTTTTCTTAGAAAATGTAATTAAAGATTCTATTATGTATACAGAACATGCTAAAAGAAAAACAGTCACAGCTATGGATATTgtttattcattaaaaagaCAAGGAAGAACTTTATATGGTTTTGGtggttaaatataataaaaaatatattcccAAATATCCCATTAATAATAAcaagattaaaaaaaaaatatatttattatgtatatataacatttttttaatgtttttatatatataatgtagtATTGAATAAGACATGTTATATTGGTATTATTaattgatataaaaaaaatacttatttgttatatcattaaatacttgaatttaaataaagcgaatataatgaaaaggaataaaagaaaaaaaagaaaaaaaaaggaaaaaatcatttttctttttttgttttagtttttttttttttttatccacattatattataataaagttatattttacatttttttatgaaaataatataattttttttttttaggcTTCACTAGAAgccattatatattattcccttatgtatgtatgtgtgtgtatatttttttttttttttttttttttttatatataataacttttttaaacaaattgtttttttcaacTTTGAAATGTAGTAGTTAAatttgtaattttataataaatattcaaaaggaatatattatcatgttttggatatttttaagtcccaataaaattaattattgaaTTAACATGGAAAGGTTTTTGTGTATTGTTAGGTTGAATTTgtctttaaatatatgaaaatgtgtatgtaaataaattattttattaatttatgtaAAGGGGTGTATAaattagtatatttttttccattttagtGAAAATGCAATTTTGTTTGTGTGCAAGGTATGGTACGTATTTTTGTTTTGGTTTTGTAAACATTGGTCATACAGCGATTGAGGCAATGGAAAGGGGGGGGGTATTccttttatttcttttttttttgtggcGTATTATGAAGAGGGGTATATAAAATGGAGAGAAAAAATGGAGGAAAAAATGGTGgggaaaataatttttgaattGAAGCATAGTTGGTTGAacaaataagaaaaaataagaaatattTCCAAAAGATTGTAAAAATGTGGCTAATTTAAAAGGgagtgtatatatataggagataaacaaaatatacaaaagaTGAATGTATAAAGggttttaaataaaaaaaatgaggaagattataaaaataaaataaaacaaataataattaaaaggaaaatatagagtaaatgacaaaaaaaaatgggaaaaaaataaaataacattgTTTTAAATGACATACCTTCTGTTAGCATTTAAAACTGCATAGATGATgatctatatatatgtgtatatattgtatgtatatattgtatgtatatatgtgtgtatatatgtgtgtatatatgtgtatgtaCATAAATTAGTTGTAAATTTtgattatattcattttttatgtgtttgtgtgtaaaaaaaaaaaaaaaaaaaaaaaaaaaaatagtacaAAATAGTACAAATAGTACAAATAGTACAAAATTGTACAAAATAGTACAAATAGTACAAATAGTACAAATAGTACAAATAGTACAAATAGTACAAATTGTACAAAATTGTACAAAATTGGATTtgattaaaatatattccttttcatATATCAGTAGtatagaaaagaaaaaaaaatatttgataaGACTTGATTTAACATTCttgataataaaaagtaaaatagtaattgttttttttaaagtataagATATGTATATACGAATTATCCATTTTAAATTTccgttatttttttattttttttttttttttttaagggTTTTTATTTGCTGACTTATTTAAGGTGTTTAATTTTTGTGATGATATTTGATTAGTATGTATtgtgttaataatatatgaaggatgattattaatatattttgttaatttattttgtgtatatatacaagAATAATTGTTATTTGAAATATCTTGATATggataaatattattatttttttggagATGAAGATAATTAAATGGTTCATTGTTTGTTAATAAGGTGTCTAAAATaagattatttttattcataatatcattattataattatttattttattgaaaCAATTTACATCGTTTGATGaagataaataaatattgtttaacacatttttataaaaattattatatttattattaaaataaaataagttatttgtattattagaatatatagaagaagaattaaatttatttattggtggattatataaattatcataattattagttatataattatgtattggacaaaatatttttttatcttcttcatttgtgttattaaatatatcattattattttgaggATATctagaataaaatatatgacaaAAATTTTGATCTGTAATATTATATGGTATTGTAACTGAATTATTGTCATTTTGGAAATTTAcgtttgtatatatatcttCCATATATTGTTGATTTATTTTGGGTACATACAAAATGTCAGACTCATTTTctgaatttttaattatatcgTTATATTTGTTGGTTGCTTGGAAATTGCCCAATCTGTTCGTGTTGCGATATAGTCTGTCTCTTGGTTCGCCATCTACTTCTACATCTTCTACATCTTCTGCATCGTCTGCTTCTTCTACATCTTCTGCTTCTTCTACATCTTCTGTTTCTTCTACATCTCCTGCATCTTCTGCTTCTGCTTGATTCACTTTTTGGCTTGAGCCGCTTTTATAGCCAATTGAATATAAAGAAGTGGTTAAATTTGGTGATCGATTTTGAGGTTGAgatatatttgaattatataaattagggttggtaatataattattaataaattgttgagaattatttatataagaaTCAGAAAAGggatgtatacatatatgatttttataGCCTGTATATGTAAGTGGtattgaattattatttaaatttatagatgaaaaattatataaattatttttttttttttctataatattttgaaataaatgtataaaatgtttatatccatttgaatttttatcataaatattattagaataGTTTTGTTTaaaactatatttatttatatatgtattatttttttgaattttgaAATGTAGattatgtaataatatatttttatttttttcttgaaTCATGTTTGGATAAAAATCTTTTACAATATTTGATACATGTgtagaattatttaaattataattatacatttctggttttattattttattattataaattagtTGATTTATAGgttcatatgtatatatttctgATTGTTTgttatcttttttattttttaaggtacctaatttttctatattactataaatgaaaaaattgtttGGTGATTCggatttattattatgattcAAATTAAAAGCTTTATGATAATGCACTGGCATTATATGTTTAAGAGGCATGctgtatttattttctttgttAATAACGGAATGAGAAACAGCATCAGAGATCGAATGTGTAACGTTATTGCATCTATCTTTGTTAGAATAAAAAGACA
Above is a window of Plasmodium yoelii strain 17X genome assembly, chromosome: 9 DNA encoding:
- a CDS encoding histone H4, putative is translated as MSGRGKGGKGLGKGGAKRHRKILRDNIQGITKPAIRRLARRGGVKRISGLIYEEIRGVLKVFLENVIKDSIMYTEHAKRKTVTAMDIVYSLKRQGRTLYGFGG
- a CDS encoding histone H2B, putative yields the protein MVSKKPAKEKKATNGAADGKKKRKKSRYDSYGLYIFKVLKQVHPDTGISRKSMNIMNSFLVDTFEKIATEASRLCKYTKRDTLSSREIQTAIRLVLPGELAKHAVSEGTKAVTKFTSK